The following proteins are encoded in a genomic region of Thioflexithrix psekupsensis:
- the era gene encoding GTPase Era, with the protein MKQHCGYAAIIGRPNVGKSTLLNHLIGQKLSITSRKPQTTRHRLLGIKTQDNTQFIYVDTPGLHQRQGHAMNRYLNRAAISSLVGVDVVVWVVEASKWTQEDDHVLSILRDHSSNIPVILAINKVDQLADRELLLPFIAQLQDKYSFSDIFPISALRGINLSELEQKIATYLPESEWHFPEDQLTDRSERFLVAEIVREKLIRRLGEELPYRLTVQVEHFADEEGLAHISALIWVERDSQKAIVIGKQGQLLKQVGTEAREAIVELLGRKVFLQLWVKVRAGWSDDERALRQLGYTDQER; encoded by the coding sequence ATGAAACAACATTGTGGTTATGCGGCAATTATCGGGCGGCCGAATGTCGGTAAATCGACCTTATTAAATCATTTAATTGGTCAAAAATTAAGCATTACTTCGCGTAAACCCCAAACCACGCGCCATCGTTTATTGGGGATTAAAACACAGGACAATACGCAGTTTATTTATGTGGATACCCCCGGCTTGCATCAACGTCAAGGCCATGCGATGAATCGTTATTTAAATCGCGCGGCGATCAGTAGTTTAGTGGGTGTTGATGTGGTGGTGTGGGTGGTGGAAGCGTCAAAATGGACTCAAGAAGATGATCATGTATTGAGCATTTTGCGGGATCATTCTTCCAATATTCCCGTGATATTAGCGATTAATAAAGTGGATCAATTAGCAGATCGGGAATTGTTACTGCCTTTTATTGCGCAATTGCAGGATAAATATTCTTTTTCTGATATTTTCCCAATTTCGGCATTAAGAGGCATTAATTTAAGCGAATTAGAACAGAAAATTGCCACTTATTTACCCGAAAGTGAATGGCATTTTCCTGAGGATCAATTGACGGATCGCAGTGAGCGTTTTTTGGTTGCGGAAATTGTGCGAGAAAAGTTAATTCGACGTTTAGGCGAAGAGTTACCGTATCGTTTAACGGTGCAAGTGGAACATTTCGCCGATGAAGAGGGTTTAGCGCATATTAGCGCGTTAATTTGGGTGGAGCGTGACAGTCAAAAAGCCATTGTGATCGGTAAACAAGGCCAATTATTAAAACAAGTCGGCACCGAAGCCCGCGAGGCGATTGTAGAATTACTGGGCAGAAAAGTCTTTTTA